Proteins encoded by one window of Thermus caldifontis:
- a CDS encoding N-acetylmuramoyl-L-alanine amidase: MRVFLLVFALVWNLALAFPRVGVHEGFTRLVFDLPKAEIEPSLSQEQDQLIVVFKGIKVAPLDQVVNSPEVVSVQTVSEGEGVRVVVRLKGPVEAKVVRYTDPERLVVDLTLKKEAASPAKPAPDPVRNRPPKPPKPVVLLDPGHGGIDPGMVGHVVEKEVVLDVALRLKRLLEREGIEVRLTRDRDMHLSPDKREDLSRRASMADSSQVNLFISIHVNATPTRTAQGVEVFYFGRAQDARVLSQVIRENGGGELGKRLTQEACTVAERILSDIVAQANQRYSQRLAETLGRHLSQVTGSPYRGSFPGDLFVLRYAKVPAVLVEIGFGDHVVEGRRLADPAYRERVAQGLLAGILTFLANGAYAR, encoded by the coding sequence ATGCGGGTATTCCTCCTGGTTTTCGCCTTGGTATGGAACCTGGCCTTGGCCTTTCCCCGGGTGGGGGTGCATGAGGGCTTCACCCGTTTGGTGTTTGATCTACCTAAGGCTGAGATAGAACCTAGCCTTTCCCAGGAGCAGGACCAGCTGATCGTGGTTTTTAAGGGGATAAAGGTGGCCCCCCTGGACCAGGTGGTGAACTCCCCGGAGGTGGTTTCCGTGCAGACCGTTTCCGAGGGGGAGGGGGTGCGGGTGGTGGTGCGCCTGAAAGGGCCCGTGGAGGCTAAAGTGGTGCGCTATACCGACCCCGAGCGGCTGGTGGTGGACTTGACCTTGAAAAAAGAGGCGGCTTCCCCAGCCAAGCCTGCCCCGGACCCCGTCCGCAACCGGCCTCCCAAGCCGCCGAAACCCGTGGTCCTTCTGGACCCGGGGCATGGGGGCATAGACCCGGGGATGGTGGGGCATGTGGTGGAGAAGGAGGTGGTGCTGGATGTGGCCTTGCGCCTTAAGCGCCTTCTGGAGAGGGAGGGGATAGAGGTGCGCCTCACCCGGGACCGGGACATGCACCTTTCCCCCGATAAACGGGAGGACCTTTCCCGGCGGGCTTCCATGGCCGATAGTTCCCAGGTGAACCTCTTCATCTCCATTCATGTGAACGCCACACCCACCCGCACCGCCCAGGGGGTGGAGGTGTTTTACTTTGGCCGGGCCCAGGACGCTAGGGTCTTGTCCCAGGTGATCCGGGAAAACGGCGGGGGGGAGTTGGGAAAGCGCCTGACCCAGGAGGCCTGCACCGTGGCGGAGAGGATCCTTTCCGACATCGTGGCCCAAGCCAACCAGCGCTACAGCCAGCGCCTGGCGGAAACCCTGGGGCGGCACCTTTCCCAGGTCACGGGGAGCCCCTACCGGGGGAGTTTTCCGGGGGATCTCTTTGTGCTTCGTTACGCCAAGGTCCCTGCCGTCTTGGTGGAGATCGGCTTCGGGGACCATGTGGTGGAGGGGCGGCGCCTCGCCGACCCCGCCTACCGGGAGAGGGTGGCCCAGGGGCTTCTTGCGGGCATCCTCACCTTTTTGGCCAACGGAGCCTATGCCCGCTGA
- a CDS encoding OsmC family protein, with the protein MTKRVVIHHLVGHRFLGINEQGDKVMIDGDQPATGPRPMELLLMALGACTAYDVVDIMKKKKQPLARYRVEVEGIRAETHPKRYTHITITHIASGPGVTLEALERAAHLSHTKYCSVSASLNAEITVKVVLEPWEEDQEAQG; encoded by the coding sequence ATGACCAAGAGGGTTGTGATCCACCACCTGGTAGGCCACCGCTTCCTGGGCATCAACGAGCAAGGGGACAAGGTGATGATCGACGGGGACCAGCCCGCCACCGGCCCCCGACCCATGGAGCTCCTCCTCATGGCTCTGGGGGCCTGCACCGCCTACGACGTGGTGGACATCATGAAGAAAAAGAAGCAACCCCTGGCCCGCTACCGGGTGGAGGTGGAGGGCATACGGGCGGAAACCCATCCCAAGCGCTACACCCACATCACCATCACCCACATCGCCTCGGGACCGGGGGTGACCCTGGAGGCCCTCGAGCGCGCCGCCCACCTCTCCCACACCAAGTACTGCTCCGTTTCCGCCAGCCTCAACGCCGAGATCACCGTAAAGGTGGTGCTGGAGCCCTGGGAGGAAGACCAAGAGGCCCAAGGCTAA
- a CDS encoding type III pantothenate kinase, translating into MLLAIDIGNTSTVLGVFSGEDLIAHFRIHTDRMRMESEYRVVLQNLFALENLPPPKAALLSSVVPPVEREMKEAIEKLFGIRAQVVDAEATGLEVCIDNPKEAGTDRLVNAVGALGYESPTGRYIVVDFGTATTFDLVEVPNRYLGGAITIGPQTAADALAARTAKLPRIDLVPPPQVVGKNTLDALRSGLVLGYAALVEGMVRRFQEEAGEALVIATGGFAETLRDLCPSFDVVDEDLTLKGLLRIHKGQG; encoded by the coding sequence ATGCTCCTGGCCATAGACATCGGCAACACCTCCACGGTCCTGGGGGTCTTCTCCGGGGAGGACCTCATCGCCCACTTCCGCATCCACACCGACCGGATGCGCATGGAAAGCGAGTACCGGGTGGTGTTGCAAAACCTCTTCGCCCTGGAAAACCTCCCTCCCCCCAAGGCCGCCCTCCTTTCCAGCGTGGTGCCCCCGGTGGAAAGGGAGATGAAGGAGGCCATAGAGAAGCTTTTTGGCATCCGGGCCCAGGTGGTGGACGCCGAGGCCACGGGGCTGGAGGTGTGCATAGATAACCCCAAGGAAGCCGGCACCGACCGCCTGGTGAACGCCGTGGGCGCTTTGGGCTACGAAAGCCCCACCGGCCGCTACATCGTGGTGGACTTCGGCACCGCCACCACCTTTGACCTGGTGGAAGTTCCCAACCGCTACCTGGGCGGGGCCATCACCATCGGCCCCCAGACCGCCGCCGACGCCCTGGCGGCCCGGACCGCCAAGCTTCCCCGTATAGACCTGGTCCCCCCCCCTCAGGTGGTGGGCAAAAACACCCTGGACGCCCTGCGCTCAGGCCTGGTTCTGGGCTATGCCGCCTTGGTAGAGGGCATGGTGCGCCGCTTCCAGGAGGAAGCCGGGGAGGCCCTGGTGATCGCCACGGGAGGCTTTGCGGAAACCCTGCGGGACCTCTGCCCCTCCTTTGACGTGGTGGACGAGGACCTAACCCTTAAAGGCCTGCTTCGCATCCACAAGGGGCAAGGGTAA
- a CDS encoding HD-GYP domain-containing protein, whose product MLQKLRRLELPPPKVLALISAVFVSFLLLEGYLILHYGFSLPPPGFSWFDLLFWAALVFWSVRVEIRLPLSASMSHLFLFALALVVLTPPWFAPLWVFLFQSSGNRWYKQLFNRSQDALATLAAALVWQFFQANPFILGTFNLSSGAGISLASVTFFAINISLMTLVIHLASGTPIREIWRKNYGWLVASYFLLSPFALLMAQAYKTPLIGGWGGWTILFFLVPLYYSRFYWDEKVRLEQAFDTTLEVLMHALEAKERETRLHSERVADIASDIARALYQDEAKAQEIYRAARLHDIGKIGIPEALLLKPDKLTPEEYRIVQSHTTKGAELLKPAEKVAFGPVVYNVILHHHERWDGRGYPKELAGHEIPEEARIVGLADAYEAMTAGRPYRPAKSSEEALNEIQSLSGIQFDPKLVKLFTQLWHANPIWRDREAYLKAKEGPLSRSTWPQPYSESASPSPSEPNPRTLGE is encoded by the coding sequence ATGCTCCAAAAGCTCCGCCGCCTGGAACTGCCCCCACCCAAGGTGTTAGCCCTCATCTCGGCTGTCTTTGTAAGCTTCCTGTTGCTGGAAGGCTATCTAATCCTGCACTACGGGTTCAGTCTTCCCCCACCAGGCTTCTCCTGGTTTGACCTCCTTTTCTGGGCCGCACTGGTCTTCTGGAGCGTGCGGGTGGAGATCCGCCTTCCCCTAAGCGCCAGCATGAGCCACCTTTTCCTTTTCGCTCTGGCCTTGGTAGTCCTCACGCCACCCTGGTTTGCTCCACTATGGGTTTTTCTGTTCCAATCCAGCGGTAACAGATGGTACAAGCAGCTATTTAATCGCTCCCAGGATGCCCTGGCCACCCTGGCCGCCGCCCTGGTTTGGCAATTTTTTCAAGCGAACCCCTTCATTCTTGGAACTTTCAACTTAAGTTCTGGCGCAGGAATAAGCTTAGCCTCAGTTACCTTTTTCGCAATTAATATAAGTTTAATGACCCTGGTTATTCATCTCGCTAGCGGTACCCCTATCCGAGAAATCTGGCGGAAAAACTATGGTTGGTTAGTAGCCAGCTATTTTCTCCTCTCCCCCTTCGCCTTGCTTATGGCCCAGGCCTACAAAACCCCGCTTATCGGTGGCTGGGGGGGCTGGACGATCCTTTTTTTCCTGGTGCCCTTGTACTACAGCCGTTTCTACTGGGACGAGAAGGTGCGGCTGGAGCAGGCCTTTGACACCACCCTTGAAGTCCTCATGCACGCGCTAGAGGCCAAAGAAAGGGAAACCCGCCTGCACTCCGAACGGGTGGCCGATATCGCTTCTGACATAGCGCGGGCTTTATACCAGGACGAAGCCAAGGCTCAGGAGATCTACCGGGCCGCAAGGCTTCACGACATCGGCAAAATCGGCATTCCCGAAGCCCTTCTCCTTAAGCCCGACAAGCTCACGCCCGAGGAATACCGGATTGTGCAAAGCCACACCACCAAGGGGGCTGAGCTCCTGAAGCCGGCGGAGAAGGTGGCCTTTGGGCCTGTGGTCTACAACGTGATCCTCCACCACCACGAGCGCTGGGATGGCCGCGGGTACCCCAAGGAGCTGGCCGGACACGAAATCCCCGAGGAGGCCCGCATCGTGGGCCTGGCCGACGCCTACGAGGCCATGACCGCGGGCCGCCCTTACCGGCCGGCCAAGTCCTCGGAGGAAGCCTTAAACGAAATCCAAAGCCTTTCCGGTATCCAGTTTGACCCCAAGCTGGTCAAGCTCTTCACCCAGCTTTGGCACGCGAACCCCATCTGGCGTGACCGCGAAGCTTACCTGAAAGCAAAGGAGGGACCCTTATCACGCTCTACCTGGCCGCAGCCCTATTCGGAATCGGCCTCGCCCTCGCCCTCGGAGCCAAACCCAAGGACCTTGGGGGAATAG
- a CDS encoding DUF5317 domain-containing protein, protein MAYGTYRGLFQPEWAGPLAKVLVLLLVGYGLYRNRHLKSLYLVLLGLALNALVIFANGGHMPVSLDALKKAGIEGWEELLKTRGDAVHSLLDESTHLPFLGDVIALPPLRKAVSLGDLFILAGIVGVVVEGALRAGGRRLSRRQAAFRVLVFLLLVFVLLTLRT, encoded by the coding sequence TTGGCCTACGGAACCTACCGGGGCCTTTTTCAACCCGAATGGGCCGGGCCCTTGGCGAAGGTGCTGGTCCTCCTCCTGGTGGGGTACGGGCTTTACCGGAACCGGCACCTGAAAAGCCTCTACCTGGTGCTCTTGGGCCTTGCCCTGAACGCCCTGGTCATCTTCGCCAACGGGGGCCATATGCCGGTGAGCCTGGACGCCTTGAAAAAGGCAGGCATAGAAGGCTGGGAGGAGCTTCTCAAGACCCGGGGCGACGCCGTGCACAGCCTTTTGGATGAATCCACCCACCTTCCCTTCCTGGGGGATGTCATCGCCCTGCCACCCTTGCGCAAGGCGGTAAGCCTGGGGGACCTCTTCATTCTGGCGGGAATCGTTGGGGTGGTGGTGGAAGGGGCCCTAAGGGCCGGGGGAAGACGGCTTTCCAGGCGTCAGGCAGCCTTTAGGGTCCTGGTTTTTCTCCTGCTGGTTTTCGTTCTCCTTACCCTCCGCACCTGA
- a CDS encoding homoisocitrate dehydrogenase: MAYRICLIEGDGIGHEVIPAARKVLEATGLPLEFVEAEAGWETFERRGVSVPEETVEKILSCQATLFGAATSPTRKVPGFFGAIRYLRRRLDLYANVRPAKSRPIPGSRSGVDLVIVRENTEGLYVEQERRYLDVAIADAVISQKASERIGRVALKIAEGRPRKTLHIAHKANVLPVTQGLFLDTVRGVAKEYPLVNVQDIIVDNCAMQLVMRPERFDVIVTTNLLGDILSDLTAGLVGGLGLAPSANIGDTTAVFEPVHGSAPDIAGQGIANPTAAILSAAMMLEYLGEKEAAKKVEKAVDLVLEKGPRTPDLGGTATTDTFTKAVVETLKAL; this comes from the coding sequence ATGGCGTACCGCATCTGCTTGATTGAGGGCGACGGCATCGGCCACGAGGTAATCCCAGCGGCCAGAAAAGTTCTGGAGGCCACCGGCCTTCCCCTGGAGTTCGTGGAGGCAGAAGCAGGTTGGGAAACCTTTGAGCGAAGAGGCGTTTCCGTGCCCGAGGAAACGGTGGAGAAAATCCTTTCCTGCCAGGCCACCCTCTTTGGGGCCGCCACCAGCCCCACCAGGAAGGTGCCGGGTTTCTTCGGGGCCATCCGCTACCTAAGGCGCAGGCTGGACCTTTACGCCAACGTGCGCCCCGCCAAAAGCCGCCCCATCCCGGGAAGCCGAAGCGGGGTGGATCTCGTCATCGTGCGGGAGAACACCGAAGGCCTTTACGTGGAGCAGGAGCGGCGCTATCTGGACGTGGCCATCGCCGATGCCGTGATCTCCCAAAAGGCCAGCGAGCGCATTGGCCGCGTGGCCTTGAAGATCGCAGAAGGCCGGCCCCGAAAAACCCTGCATATCGCCCACAAGGCCAACGTTCTGCCGGTAACCCAGGGGCTTTTCCTGGACACGGTGCGGGGGGTAGCTAAGGAGTACCCTTTGGTAAACGTCCAAGACATCATCGTAGACAACTGCGCCATGCAGCTGGTCATGCGCCCCGAGCGCTTTGACGTGATCGTCACCACCAACCTCCTGGGGGATATCCTCTCGGACCTTACGGCGGGCCTGGTGGGGGGCTTAGGCCTAGCCCCCTCCGCCAACATCGGGGATACCACTGCCGTCTTTGAGCCGGTGCACGGCTCCGCCCCCGACATCGCCGGCCAGGGGATCGCCAACCCCACGGCGGCCATCCTTTCCGCCGCCATGATGCTGGAGTACTTGGGGGAGAAGGAAGCCGCCAAGAAGGTGGAGAAGGCGGTGGACCTGGTGCTGGAAAAGGGCCCCCGCACCCCGGACCTAGGGGGAACGGCCACCACAGACACCTTCACCAAGGCGGTGGTGGAAACGCTTAAGGCCCTCTGA
- the pilM gene encoding type IV pilus assembly protein PilM produces MFSGFSKLFQPRVEALGLEIGAANLKLVELSGNPPVLRALATRPIPPGMLVEGVIAEPQALAQELKELLAEAKVRKRYVVTAVPNPSVILRTLQVPKMPLKEMEEAVRWEAERYIPFPIDEVVLDFAPLDPLAEAAEGEQVEVMVGAARQEAVASLLEALRGAGLTPVVLDVKPFAGLYPLEAQLSSDPEGVSVAVEIGAESTSLVLLKGDRPLAVRILTLSGKDFTEAIGKNFGLDFLTAEEVKRTYGLATIPTEDEELLLDFDAERERYSPAKIYDAIRPVLVELTQEIRRSLEFFRVQLGDVQPEVGYLYGGGSRLRGLATLLTDTLGVNFTVPDPWQGIQADPKRFDLEKLRELGAEFMVPVGLALRGVMPFD; encoded by the coding sequence GTGTTTTCGGGTTTCAGCAAGCTATTCCAACCCCGCGTGGAGGCGCTGGGCCTGGAGATCGGCGCCGCCAACTTAAAGCTGGTGGAGCTTTCCGGCAACCCTCCTGTCCTCAGGGCCCTAGCCACCCGGCCTATCCCCCCGGGCATGCTGGTGGAAGGGGTGATCGCCGAGCCCCAGGCCCTGGCCCAGGAACTCAAGGAGCTCCTCGCCGAAGCCAAGGTGCGCAAGCGCTATGTGGTGACCGCCGTCCCCAACCCCAGCGTCATCCTCCGCACCCTGCAGGTGCCCAAGATGCCCCTTAAGGAGATGGAAGAGGCGGTGCGCTGGGAAGCGGAGCGCTACATCCCCTTCCCCATCGACGAGGTGGTCTTGGACTTCGCCCCCTTGGACCCCCTGGCCGAGGCAGCCGAGGGGGAGCAGGTGGAGGTGATGGTGGGGGCGGCCCGGCAGGAAGCGGTGGCTTCCCTGCTGGAGGCCTTGCGGGGAGCCGGCCTGACCCCCGTTGTCCTGGACGTAAAACCCTTTGCCGGGCTCTACCCCCTCGAGGCCCAGCTCAGCAGCGACCCGGAAGGGGTTTCCGTGGCCGTGGAGATCGGGGCGGAAAGCACCAGCCTGGTCCTCCTTAAGGGAGACCGCCCTTTGGCGGTGCGGATCCTCACCCTTTCGGGCAAGGACTTCACCGAAGCCATCGGGAAAAACTTTGGCCTGGACTTCCTCACCGCCGAGGAGGTGAAGCGCACCTACGGCCTCGCCACCATCCCCACCGAGGACGAGGAGCTTCTTCTTGACTTTGACGCCGAAAGGGAGCGCTACAGCCCCGCCAAAATCTACGACGCCATCCGCCCCGTCCTGGTGGAGCTCACCCAGGAGATCCGGAGGAGCTTGGAGTTCTTCCGGGTGCAACTGGGGGATGTGCAACCCGAGGTGGGCTACCTCTACGGCGGGGGGAGCCGGCTTCGGGGTCTCGCCACCCTTCTCACCGATACCCTCGGGGTCAACTTCACCGTCCCCGACCCCTGGCAGGGGATCCAGGCGGATCCCAAGCGCTTCGACCTGGAAAAGCTAAGGGAGTTGGGCGCAGAGTTCATGGTGCCCGTGGGGCTCGCCTTACGGGGGGTGATGCCCTTTGATTAG
- a CDS encoding flagellar protein FliT produces the protein MIRLNLLPKNLRRRIEPGWWRLAAATFALVVLSVLGILHYGAYTELNQTKAERDALRAEVEALKPFIAEQNRLEQERKALEALLAIRESLKKNFVPWSEYLATFIRQIPQEGGRLPLALRSVGTRAVPEEEATRMAQAGTFDGKRVRVEFTVQGEALNQNALVSFVRAFETSPRFGIEFQGASLDQNRGLYTFSARVGLVGGEESAR, from the coding sequence TTGATTAGGCTTAACCTCCTCCCCAAAAACCTACGCCGCCGCATAGAACCGGGCTGGTGGCGCCTAGCGGCGGCCACCTTCGCCCTGGTGGTGCTTTCGGTGCTGGGAATCCTCCACTACGGCGCATATACGGAGCTTAACCAAACCAAGGCGGAGCGGGACGCCCTAAGGGCCGAGGTGGAAGCCCTGAAACCCTTTATCGCCGAGCAAAACCGCCTGGAGCAGGAAAGGAAGGCCCTCGAGGCCCTCCTGGCCATCCGGGAAAGCCTTAAGAAGAACTTCGTCCCCTGGTCCGAGTACCTGGCCACCTTCATCCGCCAGATTCCACAGGAAGGGGGCCGGCTTCCCCTGGCCCTGCGCTCCGTGGGCACCCGGGCCGTTCCCGAGGAGGAGGCCACCCGGATGGCCCAGGCAGGCACCTTTGACGGCAAGCGGGTGCGGGTGGAGTTCACCGTGCAGGGGGAGGCGCTAAACCAAAACGCCCTGGTGAGCTTCGTGCGGGCCTTTGAAACCTCCCCCCGCTTTGGCATAGAGTTCCAAGGGGCTTCCTTGGACCAGAACCGGGGGCTTTACACCTTCAGCGCCCGGGTGGGCTTGGTGGGGGGTGAGGAAAGTGCTCGCTAG
- a CDS encoding type 4a pilus biogenesis protein PilO has translation MLARLGQREWALIAIALTLVVALLWYFLLIVPLRQETETVRQEIERLIPERNRGRQAQRALPELRAAIAELQAERQAFLRALPKEERLAQVLNEILTEALRSGVTVRSFTRSPTSAPVPEVRAVNLALSLEAPFPETYAYLKRLEGLSRFSSLSGLNLSVQGQDPNPLLSTSLTLTLYMLAKDLGQPEGATQTQGAPSPPAAQGGGR, from the coding sequence GTGCTCGCTAGGCTGGGACAGCGGGAATGGGCCCTGATCGCCATCGCCCTCACCCTGGTGGTGGCCCTTCTCTGGTACTTCCTCCTCATCGTTCCCCTGCGCCAGGAAACGGAAACCGTGCGCCAAGAGATTGAGAGGCTCATCCCCGAGCGGAATAGGGGACGCCAGGCCCAGCGGGCCCTGCCGGAACTCCGGGCGGCCATCGCAGAATTGCAAGCGGAGCGCCAGGCCTTCCTCAGGGCCCTTCCCAAGGAAGAGCGCCTAGCCCAGGTCTTGAACGAGATCCTGACCGAGGCCCTTAGGAGCGGGGTCACGGTACGCTCCTTCACCCGCTCCCCCACCTCGGCCCCGGTACCCGAGGTGCGGGCGGTGAACCTGGCCCTCTCCTTGGAGGCGCCTTTCCCCGAAACCTATGCCTACCTGAAGCGCCTGGAAGGGCTTTCCCGCTTCAGCTCCCTTTCCGGGCTTAACCTCAGCGTCCAGGGTCAGGACCCAAACCCCCTTCTCTCCACCAGCCTGACCCTAACCCTCTACATGCTGGCCAAGGACCTGGGTCAGCCTGAAGGCGCTACCCAGACGCAAGGAGCTCCATCGCCGCCAGCGGCACAAGGAGGTGGTCGGTGA
- a CDS encoding competence protein has product MKSLLPRLAEAWRNLPQSTKLLLAGLLLVSAVAIWYVGFYLPAQVPAVAEPTPVPAPQATPKAIEAPPIPPLEAEATPPSPGPTPPKAQAERPQATEAAKAQAPVPVPQPQKEAPLPNPFVPLVVEAPPPAPLPTPTPAPRPQPVPTGAPVRVSPGTPLPAPTVAQTPPRPLPGSQGALPAPKVLAPAFRAETPKAELEAPPILTPPAGLVEAPLPAQTPTEEGKAEPVPTPAKNPLETLVEERGLKLAGTLLGPVSVAILESKEGYLVLPVGSPLPGSEAVLRRIESDRVVLALKDESLEISLESMQAGGGQ; this is encoded by the coding sequence GTGAAATCCCTTCTCCCACGCCTGGCCGAGGCCTGGCGGAACCTCCCCCAGTCCACCAAGCTCCTTCTGGCAGGCCTCCTCTTGGTGAGCGCCGTGGCCATCTGGTACGTGGGCTTCTACTTGCCCGCCCAGGTGCCCGCTGTGGCCGAGCCCACCCCTGTCCCTGCACCCCAGGCCACCCCCAAGGCCATAGAGGCGCCTCCCATCCCGCCCCTCGAGGCGGAAGCAACCCCGCCCTCCCCAGGACCCACACCCCCTAAGGCCCAGGCGGAAAGACCTCAGGCCACGGAAGCCGCAAAGGCCCAAGCCCCGGTGCCGGTGCCGCAACCCCAAAAGGAAGCTCCCCTGCCCAATCCCTTCGTGCCCTTGGTGGTGGAGGCCCCACCCCCTGCTCCCCTGCCCACCCCTACCCCAGCCCCCAGACCCCAGCCCGTGCCCACGGGAGCCCCTGTACGGGTGAGCCCGGGAACCCCCTTGCCCGCCCCCACCGTGGCCCAGACGCCACCCCGACCCCTTCCCGGAAGCCAAGGGGCCCTGCCTGCCCCCAAGGTGCTGGCGCCAGCCTTCCGGGCGGAAACACCCAAGGCTGAGTTGGAAGCCCCTCCCATCCTCACCCCACCGGCTGGGCTCGTGGAAGCCCCCTTGCCCGCCCAGACACCAACAGAGGAAGGGAAGGCCGAACCCGTCCCCACCCCTGCTAAAAACCCTTTGGAAACCCTGGTGGAGGAAAGGGGACTCAAGCTGGCAGGCACGCTTCTAGGCCCGGTGAGCGTGGCCATCCTGGAAAGCAAGGAGGGGTACCTGGTGTTACCCGTGGGTAGCCCTCTTCCGGGTAGCGAGGCGGTGCTCCGGCGCATCGAAAGCGACCGGGTGGTTCTGGCACTAAAGGACGAAAGCCTTGAGATTTCCCTAGAAAGCATGCAAGCAGGAGGTGGTCAGTGA